TCAGGCACGATAACGTGATTGCCAAGGTGAAGCTCTGGCTCGTCCAGGATGAGCCAACCGCCTGGGCCGCCGCGCCCTCGCTTGAAGGAGGACCCGAGCTCTTCGCCGAGTGTCGTCGCGGCCTGCGCATGTTTCGGGGCCGGCCGAGGTGCGCGTGGAGCACACCGAACACGATCTGCCCGGTGATATGACGGGGCAGGGCGAGGAAGCTCGTCGTAAGTCGCGGCGGCGCAGGCCCGATCAGCCATGACAGCGGAGTGTAGCGCACGGCGTGGCGGGTTGCTTTTTGCTCTACCGACAGGCGTATCGGGCCGCGTCGAGGTTCAGGTGCTTGATGAGTGTGTCGAAGTTTCATGGCGTTGGCCCTCACTGAAGGCCGCTCTTCGAGCTGAGGGCGCCCGACGTGTATTCGACCTGCAAGACGGCCTTGCCCGCTTGGATGAACGGCGCGAGGGCATCGCACTCGTTGTAAGCAAAACACTCCTCGTTGATGGCGAAGTCGACATCGTTCAAGAGCGCCGGGATGTCCGCGAGGTCGTTCTTCAGCGCGAACGACATCCCCTGGGCGTGGGCCTCCGCGGCCAGCGTGCGGATGAACGCCTGCTGCTCGCCGGCAGTGATGCCGGTGCCGGGATTGTTGTCGCGGGAGTCGACGTCATCGGCCTCCACGGCATCGCAGTGGCGCTGCGCCGCCATCGCGATGCGCGACTTCATCACGTTGACGACGACCGGCTCGCGAACATCAGGCCAATATTGGC
Above is a window of Myxococcales bacterium DNA encoding:
- a CDS encoding endo alpha-1,4 polygalactosaminidase, yielding MAPYRHNAVKGWPGQYWPDVREPVVVNVMKSRIAMAAQRHCDAVEADDVDSRDNNPGTGITAGEQQAFIRTLAAEAHAQGMSFALKNDLADIPALLNDVDFAINEECFAYNECDALAPFIQAGKAVLQVEYTSGALSSKSGLQ